CACAAGTATACACCCATAATTCAGCAGAACGTTTGAAATCAATTTATAAACAAGCTCATCCAAAGGCTTAAAAAAGGAGGAAAAATGAACATTACAGTGCAATCTATTAAATTTAATGCTGACAGTAAGCTAATCGAGTTCATTAAGAAGAGAACGGAAAAATTAAATCAATTCTTGGATAATATTATCGAAGGAGTATGTTATTTAAGGTTGGAAAATGTGGAAGATGAAGCGAATAAGATAGTAGAACTTAAATTTAATGTTCCAGGCAATCAATTGTTTGCCAAAGCACAGGCTAAGAGTTTTGAAGAGGCAACTGACCTTGCCATCGAATCTATTAGACGTCAAATCAATAAACATAAAACCAAGACCAGAGGTAATCTAAGTAATCACAAAGAATTGTTAAATCAAGAAGAAGAATTTTAAAAAAAATAAAATATAATAACAGACTAGGCTCCCAGTAGGGAGCCTTTTTGTTGATGATAATTGTATAAATCTTGTTATAACTTCATTTAAAAATTATATTAACTATTTTTATTTGGAATAATTCTTAACAATATTTAGATTTGTTCCAAATTAAAAAAGCAGATGATTTGTCCTTTAGCAAATTTTGAAGAGATTTTCCAAACTGAGAAGGGTGCAGTATATCAATGTAGCCGTAAAAACTGTTATTGGTTAGACTTTAAAGGATCTACTACAGCCTTTAAGGTCAGAGATTTCTTTGCTTTTAAAAAGAGAATTGACCGCATCAACATTGAAAAAATGTTAACCGATCCATCAAGATCAGCAGATTTTGAGATCATTATGCCTTTTAGAACTGACAGTATTTTTTGTTTTATCGGTAGACGAAGTCTTAACATTAAAAGAGATTCTTGCTGGTGCGAAATTCATGATTGAACTGAATAGTGAGATCAAAGCCTGCTTAAAATCCAAAGCTGTACTAGCATTTTAATAATTCTTTATAATTATACTGATTCTAAATAGTTTAAGGATTCATTAGGCTAATTTAGACTGAATTTGTATTGCAGATTTTTCAGACGTTTTCCTACACTTAAGCTTATCTTTGTATATAAGAAATCCGAAATAGGTTTCTAATTGTATTACACATAAAGGAAAATATATTAATGAAAGATTTATTGAAATTAAAAACATCTATCTCTGAAGAGATTGAAAACATATTGAACGAACAAGTAAAGGTTGAAGCTCACTCATCAGCATTATATTTAGCAATGTCTGCATGGTGTGATGATCAAGGTCTTGACAACTCAGCAGCATTCTTCGCAAAACAATCTGACGAAGAGCGTACTCACATGTTGAAAATCTTCAAATACATCAGTGACCGTGGTGGTCGTTCGATTTCTCCAGAAATTACAAACGTTCCTGTAGATTTTGAATCTTTTAGAGGCGTATTTGAACAAACATTGGAGCAAGAAATGTTCGTTACTGAGCAATTCAACAAAATTGCTGACAAATGTATGAAAGCTAAAGATTTCGTTACTTTCAACTTTATCCAATGGTTCTTAGAAGAGCAAGTTGAAGAAGAATACGTAGCTAGACGTATCCTTGAATTATTCGACGTGATTGGTGAAGAAGGTACTGGTCGTTGGGAAATTGACCGTCATTTAGTGAAGGTAACATTCGATGGCGAATAATATTTCACAATAATTTAAAAAAACGGGCTAAAATATCATTTTAGCCCGTTTTTTTTATACAATTATTTTTAGTTTATACGTTTTAATAGTAAATTTCATTTTATAGTTTTTTTTGTGAATTTTAGATTACCAATTTAGTCTACTGCTTTTGTGAGAAATTACTTAATAAGTATAGCTGTTTTACTTTTGACCTTACTGAATCTTCAGGATGCAAATGCTCAGGTGGATTTGAAAAGCGTCGAAGGTGTGGTCACAGATACTAGCGGTATGGGACTGAAAGGTGCGTCGGTAAGACTGGTCAGTCAGCTCGACACCATGACAACTACAACGAATGAAAATGGTTTCTATACTTTCTCAAACGTAAAAGGAAAGAATATCAATCTTTCTTTCAGTATGCTTGGTTACCAAATCATAAACAAAAGTATATCAACCTCTTTTTTAATCAATAATATATTTGTTCCCAAAATAACCCTCTACCCACAAAACCACCCTCATTCCTGAGGTTAGGATTACAAAGATTATCCCTGTTGTTGATCGTGGAGATACTATTCAATTTAATATGGGCGCATTTACCTTTCCAACGCATTCTCTCCTAGAAGAGGCTATCAAGCAACTTCCAGGATTTCAAGTCCTGCGAGATGGTACAACCTATTATAATGGTCAGTTGATCAGGGGAGTAAGGGTTGACGGTAAAAAATTCTTCGGTGGAGACCTACTTACAGCTACAAGAAACCTTCCTTCTGAATTTGTTAAACAGATCGAGGTTATCAATGATTATGGTGAACTGAATATGGCAAAGGGTATTAAAACCTCAGATCCAGAAAAAATCATCAATATCGTACTCCAGCCCGATAAAAAACGAATAACCTTCGGACAAGGTACAATTGGAATCGGTACAAGTGACCGATTTATAGGAAGCTTGGGAATCAATAAATTCAATGATGGGCAAGAAATGTCCATAGTAGGATCTATTAATAACACAAATACGAGTTTGTTTCTGTTTGGATCGCCGGATGGAGCAGGGAGTAGAAACACTGATCTTTCAGAAATTGGCGATTTCTCAGACCCAAATGATGGGTTGAATAAACTTGGCTCCATCGGTATTTCTTTCACAGACAATATTGGAAATAATATGACACTCAATGGTGGATATACTTATCAAAGTAAATATAACCTTACCAAAGGTAACTCTCTATTGACATCATCTTATACAGGCTACAAAATTCATAGGAGAGAAGAGTATGAAAACAAATCCTATGATAATCTGCATACATTGAATTTAGAGCTGAATGCTAAATTTAAGAACAATGATGTATTAAAAATCAATCCAAAGTTATCTTATAACCGTGAGCATTTTTATAATCAACGGATAACAGACATTACAAACAGAAGGATATTTGATGAAGGTTTAAGGCAAGATACTTCCGTCAACTCCAAGCCTTCTGCTGATATTTCTATGCTATATTCAAAGCATTTCAACAAGCCTGGCAGAAAATTGGTGGCTGATCTAAAACTGAACTATCAATCCATTTCAAAAAAAGGATGAGGTTTCAGAGTATTACCAAAGTTTCGATTCAACAGGTACAGAACCAATTATCACAAGCTTCAGTCAAAAGCAATTTGTTGATGCTAGAAATGATGTGGCTGGTATCAAAGCTGCCGTATCCTATGTCGAACCATTTTATGAACACAGTTTGTTGGAGATCATGCACGATATGGATATCAATAATATCGAAGCGGTACGTACTGTAAGAGATCCAAATTTTTTTGGTGGTGGATTTATTGATTCTTTAGCTGTGAACTATGCCTATCAATTTAAGAGTTTTTAAAACAGGTCTTAACTACCAATATGAACCAAATAAAAAGTTTAGGGTCAATATGGGTTTTACTGTCCAGCCAGTAACGCTCTCTGGGCGAGTAAAAGGCGATACAGCAGTATATGATTACAATAATGTTAATCTTGTCCCTTCCACAACGGTAAGGTATAAATTCAGTAATGATCTAGAAATTAAGCTTGCTTATTTAGGCCGGAATATTCAACCTACGTTTTTACATATTTCACCGGTTAGGGATAACTCTAATTCGAGGAATATTATTGTAGGTAATCCTTCCTTAAAAGCAGAGTTCTCAAATCAATTCTCCACTACACTTAGGAAGTTTTTGCCAACTCGTGGTCAATATTTTCAGACCGATTTTGCCTATACATTCATTGCAAATAAAATTGTAAGCTCCAAAAAAGCCCTTTTTAACGAAACTATCCAAGAGACAACCTTTGAAAACACCGATGGATATTATGATATTAAATGGTACTATGAGTTCAATTCTCCAGTATTTACGGATCAATTGAATCTAGGTCTCTCAGGTAATGTAGATTACTATAATAATCTTTCCTATGTAAACGGTTTTAAAAGCACGACAAAACAAGTATTGTTCAATCAGAATCTGCAGGTAAGGTATTTACCTTCAGAATATTTTGAATCCGTTTTCAACACCAACTATTTTTTAAATAGAGCAACATATGAGCTTCCTTATATTAATAAAATTGCGGCACATTCTTTTTTATTAAGTTTAGCGGGGAGAGGGTATCTGTCAGACAATTTTGTAATAGGGGCAGAGATGTCTCAGAAGTTTTATGATGGATACGTTAGTGAATTAAGTGATGTAAATCCCACCATTATTAATACCTATATTGAATATTCTTTCCTTAAAAATAAATCAGCATTAATTCGTTTGCAATGCAATGATATCATGGATCAAAACAAAGATGTTGGTGTATTGACGTCATATGTTGGCAATGATGTCTTTGAATCCAGAAACAACAGACTTGGCAGATATTTTATGCTTACCTTTAATTTGAGATTACAAAATTATCCAAAATAAGAATTAAGATGAAAGTAGCTGTTATGAAAGGATTTGGAGGTCCTGAAGTTTTTGAAATAGAGACAAGACCAGATTTGATACCCTCAAATGATCAAGTATTGATTGAGGTTAAAGCAGCAGGTATCAATAGACCGGATGTTTTTCAGAGAAAAGGTAACTACCCTGCACCGAGTGGAACAGCTCCCGATATTCCAGGACTTGAGGTTGCTGGTGTTATAATCAGTATTGGTCCCGATGTCAAGAATTATAAAATTGGTGATGAAGTCATGGCCTTATTACCTGGAGAAGGATATGCAACCCAAGCATTGGTTTCTGAAAAGATTTGCTTGCACAAGCCTAAAAACATTTCATTTGAAGAAGCAGCGGCTCTTCCAGAAACTATCTATACCGTATGGGACAATATATTCGAACGTGGCCAATTAAAAGCTGGAGAGCATGTGCTAATCCATGGCGGAACGGGAGGTATTGGAACCGTCTCAATTCAATTGGCAAAATTATTTGGGGCGGTGGTATATACAACGGTTGGATCACAGGGAGAAAGTGAAAGTAGCAGAGGAGTTAGGTGCTGATATAGCCATAAATTATAAAACCCAAGACTTTGTTGAAGTATTAAAAGATAATGGGGTTGATGTTATTTTAGATAGTATAGGTGGTGATTATTTTGGCAAAAACATAGAGGTTCTTAAGGAAGATGGTCGATTGGTTTACATCAACGCTATGAAGGGGCCAAAAGTTGAGCTTAACATTATGAAAATAATGCAGAAAAGGATCGTTTTGACAGGTTCAACTTTGAGAGGAAGAGGAAAAGATTTCAAATCAAAGCTCACTAAAGAAATTGAAACAAATATTTTACCTCTCATAGAAAATGGAAAGTTTAGACCCATTATGTCGAAAATCTTCCCATTTGAAAGCGTTTCTGATGCACATATCTATTTTGAAAGTCCAGATCAATTTGGTAAAATAGTGCTTAAAATGGATAGCTAAATACTTTTAGCTGTTTGTAAACCTTTTTATTTTATTATATTTAACAAAATTGATAAAACCTATTTTCTATACAATGAAACTAAAATTTCTTACAACAGCTTTATTGATAGGTACGAGTGTCTTGACAAGTTTTGGCCAAAAGATCGGAAAAGTTGAAAAGCCGATTGATTTGGTCAGTACTTTGGTTGGAACTCAATCTACTTATTTCTTGTCAAGCGGAAATACCTATCCTGCTATTGCTTTGCCTTGGGGTATGAACTTCTGGAGTCCTCAGACGGGCAAGATGGGGGATGGATGGATGTATACATATACTGCAGAAAAACTTCGCGGCATCAAACAGACCCACCAACCTTCACCTTGGATGAACGACTATGGTCAATTTTCCATTATGGCCATGGTGAACAACAAAACTTTTGATCAAGATAAAAGAGCTAGTTATTTCTCGCATAAAGCAGAAGTAGCAAAACCGCATTATTATTCGGTTTACTTGGCAGATTACGATACCAAAGTAGAGTTAACTCCAACAGAAAGAGCTTCCTATTTCAGGTTTACTTTTCCAAAAACTGACTCAGCATATGTCTTAATTGATGCTTTCGACAAAGGATCTTATGTAGAAGTAATCCCTAAGGACCAAAAGATCATCGGATACAGTACCAAAAATAGTGGTGGGGTTCCAGATAATTTCAAAAACTATTTTGTGATGACTTTTGATAAACCTTTTGCAAATGTTTCAACATTTGCAGATTCAGTTCTTACGGATGGGCGTTATATGGTCAAAGCTGACCATGTTGGAGCGATCGTTGGTTTTCCAGAATGCGAATGCCGGAGATCAGCTATTGATGAAAGCTGCTTCCTCATTCATTAGTGCTGAACAAGCAGAAATCAATTTAAAAGAACTTGATGGGGTAACTTTTGATCAGCAGGTTCAAAAAGGTGAGGATATTTGGAACAAAGAATTGGGCAAGATAGAAATCGAAGGCGGAAGCATAGATCAAATGCGTACATTTTATTCTTCCTTTTATCGGTCTTTGTTATTTCCTAGGATGTTCTACGAAATCAATGCAGCGGGAGAAGTTGTTCATTATTCA
The Sphingobacterium daejeonense genome window above contains:
- a CDS encoding alcohol dehydrogenase catalytic domain-containing protein codes for the protein MKVAVMKGFGGPEVFEIETRPDLIPSNDQVLIEVKAAGINRPDVFQRKGNYPAPSGTAPDIPGLEVAGVIISIGPDVKNYKIGDEVMALLPGEGYATQALVSEKICLHKPKNISFEEAAALPETIYTVWDNIFERGQLKAGEHVLIHGGTGGIGTVSIQLAKLFGAVVYTTVGSQGESESSRGVRC
- a CDS encoding outer membrane beta-barrel protein; the encoded protein is MPINLRVFKTGLNYQYEPNKKFRVNMGFTVQPVTLSGRVKGDTAVYDYNNVNLVPSTTVRYKFSNDLEIKLAYLGRNIQPTFLHISPVRDNSNSRNIIVGNPSLKAEFSNQFSTTLRKFLPTRGQYFQTDFAYTFIANKIVSSKKALFNETIQETTFENTDGYYDIKWYYEFNSPVFTDQLNLGLSGNVDYYNNLSYVNGFKSTTKQVLFNQNLQVRYLPSEYFESVFNTNYFLNRATYELPYINKIAAHSFLLSLAGRGYLSDNFVIGAEMSQKFYDGYVSELSDVNPTIINTYIEYSFLKNKSALIRLQCNDIMDQNKDVGVLTSYVGNDVFESRNNRLGRYFMLTFNLRLQNYPK
- the hpf gene encoding ribosome hibernation-promoting factor, HPF/YfiA family, which codes for MNITVQSIKFNADSKLIEFIKKRTEKLNQFLDNIIEGVCYLRLENVEDEANKIVELKFNVPGNQLFAKAQAKSFEEATDLAIESIRRQINKHKTKTRGNLSNHKELLNQEEEF
- a CDS encoding ferritin translates to MKDLLKLKTSISEEIENILNEQVKVEAHSSALYLAMSAWCDDQGLDNSAAFFAKQSDEERTHMLKIFKYISDRGGRSISPEITNVPVDFESFRGVFEQTLEQEMFVTEQFNKIADKCMKAKDFVTFNFIQWFLEEQVEEEYVARRILELFDVIGEEGTGRWEIDRHLVKVTFDGE
- a CDS encoding carboxypeptidase-like regulatory domain-containing protein produces the protein MRNYLISIAVLLLTLLNLQDANAQVDLKSVEGVVTDTSGMGLKGASVRLVSQLDTMTTTTNENGFYTFSNVKGKNINLSFSMLGYQIINKSISTSFLINNIFVPKITLYPQNHPHS
- a CDS encoding zinc-binding dehydrogenase, producing the protein MKVAEELGADIAINYKTQDFVEVLKDNGVDVILDSIGGDYFGKNIEVLKEDGRLVYINAMKGPKVELNIMKIMQKRIVLTGSTLRGRGKDFKSKLTKEIETNILPLIENGKFRPIMSKIFPFESVSDAHIYFESPDQFGKIVLKMDS